A single genomic interval of Lacrimispora sphenoides JCM 1415 harbors:
- a CDS encoding Lsa family ABC-F type ribosomal protection protein translates to MSLINVANLTFAYEGSYDNIFENVSFQIDTDWKLGFTGRNGRGKTTFLNLLLGKYEYSGSISANVTFEYFPYEVEEQSNFTIDIIREISPNSEDWEIVKELSLLDMDYDTLYRQFYTLSKGEQTKALLAAMFLKEKSFLLIDEPTNHLDAEARQKLSDYLKKKKGFILISHDRSFLDNCVDHILSINKTNIEIQKGNFSSWWRNKELQDNFELAENEKLKKDINRLSSSAKRTSTWSDNVESSKFGTTNSGSKLDKGYVGHKAAKMMKRAKNIESRQQNMIEEKSKLLKNIESNESLKLAPSKFHDKKLVELTDVTINYDDKIVCEGISFTIEQGEKIAVQGKNGSGKSSILKLIYGDDIPHSGIVRKNNNLIISYVSQDTSDLYGDLSEYADKNGIDESLFKSMLRKLDFSREQFEKHIEDFSGGQKKKVLLAKSLCERAHLYIWDEPLNFIDVISRMQIEKLLTEHELTILFVEHDRTFCENVATKTIKL, encoded by the coding sequence ATGTCTTTAATAAATGTAGCAAATCTAACCTTTGCTTATGAAGGTAGTTATGATAATATTTTTGAAAATGTAAGTTTTCAGATTGATACCGATTGGAAATTAGGCTTTACCGGAAGAAATGGCAGAGGGAAGACTACCTTTCTAAATCTTTTGCTGGGCAAATACGAATATAGCGGAAGCATTTCTGCGAATGTGACGTTTGAATATTTTCCTTATGAAGTGGAGGAACAAAGTAATTTCACCATAGATATCATAAGGGAAATCAGTCCAAATTCAGAGGATTGGGAGATAGTTAAAGAATTATCATTATTAGATATGGATTATGACACTTTGTATAGGCAGTTTTATACACTATCGAAAGGTGAGCAGACGAAAGCACTGTTGGCTGCCATGTTTTTGAAGGAGAAATCCTTCTTACTGATCGATGAGCCAACCAACCATTTGGATGCTGAAGCCAGGCAAAAACTGAGTGATTACTTGAAAAAGAAGAAAGGATTTATCCTGATTTCCCATGACAGGTCTTTTTTAGATAATTGTGTAGATCATATCTTGTCTATTAATAAAACGAATATCGAAATACAAAAGGGAAACTTTTCTTCATGGTGGAGAAATAAAGAATTACAGGATAATTTTGAGCTTGCAGAAAATGAAAAATTAAAAAAGGACATTAACAGACTTTCAAGCTCGGCGAAACGGACCTCCACCTGGTCAGATAATGTTGAAAGCAGTAAGTTTGGAACCACTAATTCCGGAAGCAAATTAGATAAAGGATACGTTGGACATAAAGCTGCAAAAATGATGAAGCGTGCTAAAAATATAGAATCCAGACAACAAAACATGATAGAGGAAAAGTCAAAGCTTCTTAAAAATATTGAATCAAATGAAAGCTTAAAATTAGCACCGTCTAAGTTCCATGATAAAAAGCTTGTGGAGTTAACAGATGTTACAATTAATTATGATGATAAAATTGTCTGTGAAGGAATAAGTTTCACCATTGAGCAAGGTGAAAAAATTGCTGTTCAAGGAAAGAACGGCAGTGGAAAATCAAGCATCTTAAAATTGATTTATGGAGATGACATCCCTCATAGTGGAATTGTAAGAAAGAACAACAACTTAATCATTTCCTATGTCTCACAAGATACATCAGATTTATATGGTGATTTATCTGAGTATGCGGATAAGAACGGCATTGACGAGAGCTTATTTAAATCAATGCTTAGAAAGCTTGATTTTTCAAGAGAACAGTTTGAAAAGCATATCGAGGATTTTAGCGGAGGACAGAAGAAAAAGGTATTACTTGCTAAAAGTCTTTGTGAACGGGCACATTTATATATTTGGGATGAGCCATTAAACTTTATTGATGTCATTTCCCGTATGCAGATTGAGAAATTATTAACAGAGCATGAACTGACAATCTTGTTTGTTGAGCATGACAGAACATTTTGTGAAAATGTGGCAACAAAAACAATTAAATTATAA
- a CDS encoding YARHG domain-containing protein, with translation MNKKGGVKLSKMRYLYYGLCILIGCFVLWIALMEGKRLHYLDIEIMPAKQSFVINVGANSEDVDIFAAEKDVHVTVSYTGKLQEHQTRQTIEGNIREKTSDSTPIHLLLFGFDNTDNWQWELLSSVGLSSIHYSQGEMANIRVYLYVFAVAIFGVLGIFLLFKNNGKKRNYTKERLLEFTDDAENQAAFEAGKRWFLIHDRRRYWNRCLILLFAFGSGFYIFQEYFYKWVFLNSLDYIGIVFIVTLVILSLGGALEAYWAKKHMEVLTKENRPLTAAAAFLMEAAYGPYRLQSYYKKQVHNAAAGLARAGKYEQALKLADFGWKGVQEKKLMQLAHSNLCYVCFIGLGRQEDAETEYSHQKQLVKNHPQLKRIGEAMLLLSEIRKAYTDQKFGQVEAYVNVYCDRYPDAYHCIPLMPIQMNVYEQAGEMEKAKNICGNLLSYSPENIAVREAMGYGACTYVESTGFLKDKTGLVCRIVLTGVLGIYTVLFGILMLMGSHHWGTSKTRVYEETKAEELIQQTNATEKAEEEPMETEMSETEQEQTVQASNSQAPGFKLDLPKEWNRLAVRNEFKGGCSYHQKKSYDLMGDGVLFYIQTYSDCSYVNLPDYDIWGYDGPYVYVMSLPTDVTFYMEDSSIMEEYNKMHREISQIQDTFRIQSDTAKYDGSEFVFPNSSDSLLQEPDLWNLSASQLRIARNEIYARHGRRFADEELQRYFNQCSWYEGMIDPKDFEEDVLNETERFNIRLIQEQQKSME, from the coding sequence GTGAATAAAAAAGGCGGAGTAAAGTTAAGCAAAATGCGTTACTTGTATTATGGGTTGTGCATTTTGATCGGCTGCTTTGTATTGTGGATCGCTTTGATGGAAGGAAAGCGGCTGCATTATTTGGATATAGAAATTATGCCAGCAAAGCAGAGCTTTGTAATCAATGTTGGGGCAAATAGCGAGGATGTTGATATCTTTGCTGCGGAAAAAGATGTTCATGTTACGGTCAGCTATACCGGAAAATTGCAAGAGCATCAGACGAGACAGACAATAGAGGGAAATATCAGGGAAAAAACATCAGACAGCACGCCGATCCATCTTTTGTTGTTTGGCTTTGACAACACAGATAATTGGCAATGGGAACTGTTAAGTTCTGTGGGCTTGTCTTCAATTCACTATAGTCAGGGAGAGATGGCAAATATTCGGGTGTACCTTTACGTGTTTGCCGTTGCCATATTTGGGGTACTGGGCATTTTTCTGCTTTTTAAAAATAATGGTAAAAAGAGAAACTATACAAAAGAAAGATTACTGGAATTTACGGATGACGCAGAGAATCAGGCAGCATTTGAGGCGGGGAAGCGGTGGTTTTTGATTCATGACAGGAGACGATACTGGAACCGATGTCTGATATTATTATTCGCCTTCGGATCAGGTTTTTACATTTTCCAGGAATATTTCTACAAGTGGGTCTTTCTGAATTCATTAGACTACATAGGAATTGTTTTTATAGTAACTCTGGTGATTTTAAGCTTAGGCGGTGCCTTGGAAGCTTATTGGGCAAAAAAGCATATGGAGGTACTTACAAAAGAGAACCGGCCCCTTACTGCGGCGGCAGCTTTTTTAATGGAGGCAGCCTATGGTCCCTATAGGCTGCAGTCCTACTATAAAAAACAAGTACATAATGCTGCCGCCGGACTTGCCAGGGCTGGAAAATATGAGCAGGCGCTGAAGCTGGCTGATTTTGGCTGGAAGGGCGTTCAGGAAAAGAAACTGATGCAGCTGGCTCACAGCAATCTATGCTACGTATGCTTCATAGGGCTGGGAAGGCAAGAAGATGCCGAAACAGAATATTCACACCAGAAGCAGCTTGTTAAAAATCATCCCCAATTAAAAAGGATAGGAGAGGCGATGCTTCTGTTATCTGAAATCAGGAAGGCATATACAGATCAGAAATTTGGGCAGGTGGAAGCCTATGTAAATGTATATTGTGATCGTTATCCAGACGCATATCATTGCATACCGCTCATGCCTATTCAGATGAATGTTTATGAACAAGCAGGTGAAATGGAGAAGGCAAAAAATATATGCGGTAATCTGCTTTCCTACAGCCCTGAAAATATAGCAGTCAGGGAGGCGATGGGATATGGAGCTTGTACCTATGTGGAATCTACCGGCTTCCTGAAAGATAAGACCGGACTTGTGTGCCGGATTGTTTTAACCGGAGTACTTGGCATTTACACGGTGCTGTTTGGAATCCTTATGTTAATGGGTTCACATCATTGGGGAACAAGTAAAACGAGAGTATATGAAGAGACGAAAGCCGAAGAACTCATACAGCAAACAAATGCTACCGAGAAGGCAGAAGAAGAGCCGATGGAAACAGAGATGTCGGAAACGGAGCAGGAGCAGACTGTTCAGGCTTCTAACTCCCAGGCGCCAGGCTTTAAGCTGGATTTGCCAAAAGAATGGAATCGCCTGGCTGTCAGAAATGAGTTTAAAGGAGGGTGCAGCTACCATCAGAAAAAATCTTATGATTTGATGGGGGATGGGGTTTTATTCTATATTCAGACGTACTCGGACTGCAGCTATGTTAATCTGCCAGACTATGATATATGGGGATATGATGGTCCCTATGTATATGTAATGTCACTGCCCACAGATGTGACGTTTTATATGGAAGACAGTTCCATAATGGAAGAATACAATAAAATGCATCGTGAAATCAGTCAAATACAGGATACTTTCCGGATTCAGTCTGATACTGCAAAATATGACGGCTCTGAATTTGTATTTCCTAACAGCAGCGATAGCCTTTTGCAGGAGCCGGATTTATGGAATCTTTCAGCCAGTCAGCTGCGGATTGCAAGAAACGAGATTTATGCAAGACATGGCAGGCGGTTTGCTGATGAAGAATTGCAGAGGTATTTTAATCAATGCAGCTGGTATGAAGGAATGATTGATCCAAAAGATTTTGAGGAAGATGTGCTGAATGAAACAGAACGTTTCAATATCCGTTTGATTCAGGAACAACAGAAAAGTATGGAGTAG
- a CDS encoding Cfr family 23S rRNA (adenine(2503)-C(8))-methyltransferase codes for MKQTKTKYKIMKQIVSDMKLPDYRYEQIINAVFHQRIDNFDNMQILPKALRMALVNEFGNCVSSVKPVFIQDSKQAEKLLFELSDGEKIEAVGLKYKQGWESFCISTQCGCGFGCRFCATGSAGFKRNLTVDEITDQLLYFLFNSHKLNSVSFMGMGEALANPELFDAVKILTDQSLFGLGQRRITVSTIGIIPGIQRLTREFPQVNLTFSLHSPFDKQRSDLMPINKRFPLNEVMKALDEHIIHTGRRVFIAYIMLEGMNDTKDHAEAVVSLLKSRGSWGHLYHIDLIPYNSTDKTAFKFQSSSAIRQFGGILKKAGISVTIRTQFGSEISAACGQLHYESEL; via the coding sequence GTGAAACAGACAAAAACAAAATATAAAATAATGAAACAAATAGTATCAGATATGAAATTACCTGATTATAGATACGAACAGATTATAAATGCTGTTTTTCATCAAAGAATAGATAATTTTGATAATATGCAGATACTGCCAAAAGCGTTAAGGATGGCTTTGGTAAATGAGTTTGGAAATTGTGTATCAAGTGTAAAACCTGTTTTTATACAAGATTCCAAACAAGCTGAAAAATTGCTGTTCGAATTATCTGATGGAGAAAAAATAGAAGCTGTTGGACTAAAATATAAGCAGGGATGGGAATCGTTTTGCATATCTACCCAATGCGGCTGCGGTTTTGGCTGTCGCTTTTGTGCAACGGGAAGTGCTGGTTTTAAACGTAATCTTACGGTTGATGAGATCACTGACCAATTACTTTATTTCCTTTTTAATTCTCATAAACTCAATAGCGTATCGTTTATGGGAATGGGTGAAGCTCTTGCAAATCCGGAGTTATTTGACGCCGTAAAAATTTTAACGGATCAAAGTTTATTTGGATTAGGGCAGCGAAGAATTACTGTTTCAACAATTGGCATTATACCGGGAATTCAAAGATTGACCAGAGAATTTCCACAAGTGAATCTGACCTTTTCCCTTCATTCACCATTTGATAAACAACGAAGCGATTTAATGCCTATAAATAAAAGATTTCCATTGAATGAAGTAATGAAAGCATTAGATGAACATATCATTCATACGGGTCGGAGAGTGTTTATTGCTTATATTATGCTTGAAGGAATGAATGATACCAAAGATCATGCAGAAGCAGTTGTAAGTTTATTGAAAAGCCGCGGTTCATGGGGACATTTATATCACATTGATCTAATCCCTTATAATTCCACGGACAAAACAGCTTTTAAATTTCAATCTTCAAGTGCTATCAGACAATTTGGCGGCATTCTAAAGAAGGCCGGTATAAGCGTAACGATTAGAACGCAATTTGGCTCTGAAATTAGTGCTGCATGCGGACAGCTGCATTATGAAAGTGAATTATGA